The DNA region AGCTGCGCGGACTCGATGTCACCACCGAGCAATGGGGGGTTCTGAACCTGCTCTTCCATAAAGATGGCCTCACGCAAACCGAGCTTGCCCGCACCGCAATCAAGGACAAACCGAATATCACCCGCATTCTGGACACGATGGAGAAAAAGAAGCTGGTCGTGAGACAACCCGATCCCAATGACGGCCGCACGTTTCGCATCCATCTCACCGGAAAAGGACGGGCTCTTACGCCGGAACTTCTGGAATGCGCCCACGCCACCTTGCGGCAGGCAACCCGCGGGCTTTCTCCCCGTCAATTGGGGGAGTATCGAACCGCGCTGGAGGTGATTATCAAAAACCTTACATAGTCTTTTTTTCGGCTTTTTAGTTGTTACAATAACTATTGTTTACGTTTATGGAGGTCATTATGCGTTGCTTTGCCATTCTGTTTCTCCTTCTCTCCGCGCCCGCCGCCGCGGAGCAGCCACTGCCGCCCTCTTCCCCCGCCGCCGCCTATTCAATCGGACCCAACAGCTCCGCGTCATACGAGGCCTATGCCAAAGTCTTCTTTTTAGTGCCGAACACAATAGGCGGCACGAGCGGCAAGGTCACCGGAACCATCAGCCTTGATGGCGCGGTCAACGGCAGGGTCATCATAGACGCGGCTTCATTCACTTCCGGCATCGACAGGCGCGACGCGCATATACGCGAGATATTGCAAACCGGAACCTATCCCACCATCGTATTCAACCTCATCGCCATCGAGCCGCTTTCACCAAGCGATCCCTCCACCTTTACCGGCGAAAAAACCGTGCGGGGAGCCCTAACCATCCGC from Nitrospinota bacterium includes:
- a CDS encoding MarR family transcriptional regulator, with amino-acid sequence MGDAMKQPVPARPLPLNESAGFLTNKAAHALKLGLLRSFKLRGLDVTTEQWGVLNLLFHKDGLTQTELARTAIKDKPNITRILDTMEKKKLVVRQPDPNDGRTFRIHLTGKGRALTPELLECAHATLRQATRGLSPRQLGEYRTALEVIIKNLT
- a CDS encoding YceI family protein, which gives rise to MRCFAILFLLLSAPAAAEQPLPPSSPAAAYSIGPNSSASYEAYAKVFFLVPNTIGGTSGKVTGTISLDGAVNGRVIIDAASFTSGIDRRDAHIREILQTGTYPTIVFNLIAIEPLSPSDPSTFTGEKTVRGALTIRGVTRDVSFPVTINLEGMSLVIDGAVEVKYTDFGMEPPTLGGIVKRADDRLLLKAHLAAYPEREASGNE